In Odontesthes bonariensis isolate fOdoBon6 chromosome 20, fOdoBon6.hap1, whole genome shotgun sequence, a genomic segment contains:
- the LOC142370171 gene encoding uncharacterized protein LOC142370171, with product MVERSSFFRIQDSYCVDTIKEFWDDKRAAVITQLKSKGPVVALGDARMDSPGFCAQYCTYTAMDNESKQIICMVNIDKRETMRNSVIMEKEGFVQTFEKLREELNIEEFCTDAHSQISALFNNKGKYKDYGVRHTLDMWHGSKSLGKKIHAAGQQRGCTILQMWSKDVCNHFWYCCKTADTYEDFFDRWTGLLHHVTGEHAWALGACHHGPLVEDREKEWIQKGSMAHQRLTEVVLDARWLKSVHKYLHFRSTAELESFHNHILMYASKRFCFSPPVYTARVLLAGLDYNHHVDRPVKRRADGSILYGKVYNKKSRKWSLYALKVEKDYGYIVDLQSAILRHRLSVAGGLPRTARMRPDDPRQHGVLSGVPAPSTQELLQRQLSRGLGKSLPKE from the exons ATGGTAGAGAGGTCGTCATTCTTCAGGATCCAGGACTCCTACTGTGTGGACACTATAAAGGAGTTCTGGGATGACAAGAGAGCCGCAGTCATCACCCAGCTCAAGTCAAAAGGGCCTGTTGTAGCTCTGG gagATGCTCGCATGGACAGTCCTGGATTCTGTGCGCAGTATTGTACCTATACTGCCATGGACAATGAATCCAAACAGATAATCTGCATGGTCAATATCGACAAGCGTGAGACCATGCGGAACTCTGTCATAATGGAGAAGGAGGGCTTCGTGCAAACATTTGAGAAATTACGTGAAGAACTCAACATTGAGGAATTCTGCACAGACGCTCATTCACAGATATCAGCCCTCTTCA ACAACAAAGGGAAATATAAAGATTATGGTGTCCGACACACCCTGGACATGTGGCATGGGTCCAAaagtttggggaaaaaaattcaTGCA GCAGGACAACAAAGGGGGTGCACTATCCTTCAGATGTGGAGTAAGGATGTTTGCAACCACTTCTGGTACTGTTGCAAAACTGCAGACACATATGAAGATTTCTTT GACAGGTGGACTGGACTACTTCACCATGTGACAGGAGAACATGCGTGGGCCCTTGGTGCCTGTCATCATGGTCCCTTGGTGGAGGACAGAGAGAAGGAGTGGATCCAGAAGGGTTCTATGGCACACCAGAGACTGACAGAAGTAGTCCTTGATGCACGCTGGCTAAAGAGCGTACACAAATATCTACATTTTAG GTCAACTGCAGAGTTGGAGTCCTTCCACAATCATATTCTCATGTATGCCAGCAAGCGCTTCTGCTTTTCACCGCCCGTGTACACTGCTCGAGTCCTGTTGGCTGGCCTGGACTACAATCACCACGTTGACAGACCAGTCAAGAGAAGGGCTGATGGCTCTATTCT ATACGGCAAGGTGTACAATAAAAAGTCCAGGAAGTGGAGCCTTTACGCACTAAAGGTGGAAAAGGACTACGGTTACATTGTGGACCTCCAAAGTGCAATTCTGCGGCACAGATTGTCCGTTGCTGGGGGTTTGCCACGGACTGCAAGGATGAGGCCTGACGATCCCCGTCAACATGGGGTTCTGTCAGGTGTCCCGGCCCCATCAACGCAGGAGCTTTTGCAGAGACAACTCAGCAGAGGGCTAG GTAAATCGCTGCCAAAGGAATAG